One genomic region from Anopheles bellator chromosome 2, idAnoBellAS_SP24_06.2, whole genome shotgun sequence encodes:
- the LOC131209559 gene encoding protein eva-1-like: MNTKIFQSIIGLIILIHNITGDYLGLLSSTLRSFRTFCCDDELLKLVCPLGTSISVELVQYGVKEGNDTAQCPYSGLDDLYYDPESSPSSSSTSMLDITLAPGNVTITSTTPNYNEMDVAMNDSQTRISIERTKGKCTPLYVLQYSILQTIVETCQKKRRCRLHAAPKIFETSPCPGIHRLVEVNHKCRPFEFRSLTSCEKDIVRLTCGQYTRIAIYSATYGRTAYESSHCAQTASSQEQTCLSEHTSHTLTEICQGRRKCTVAVERSTFGNPCPDSIRVYLKVIYACVSRNVFRERYITPLEDDELDERLFESNEQYDEQLTPVPNQIESSAAIGNSGAKGIHNKYLGESSKAEDIITFVKDDETQQTMGGLDHRQLLIVSVAALFCCCICMSFGALLAYKMKLFPSRTGNRCNKESDSFDSHSTPSSYRPTSEDFDLADCVPKTVVSSEKLAEQQLAPSKRIQATSSSFGNACIGSTNNSSYSTTIPAFSFGGVRPSREAHLSHISTTMFILPNCLMTEAPTGSLYDSRRPLRSAPGALDEREMAQPNENLTLTLTTTEITGEPGSYNHLHPDHQQKHKSANYAGSCTQCAVVDWSPAPPTSAAVMYAELENASEAPFTSTRTLHLYERHQSLKSSSTDSSGRPDLVRCEDHGTKDMTGDAQGSGVTLTKSNSFLWLGLKIGLT; encoded by the exons ATGAAtacaaaaatatttcaatcaatcattggattaattattttgataCACAATATTACCGGAGATTATTTAG GACTGCTCTCCAGTACATTGCGCTCGTTTCGCACATTTTGTTGTGATGACGAGCTGTTGAAACTCGTCTGTCCCCTTGGAACTAGCATTTCTGTTGAATTGGTTCAATATGGCGTTAAAG AAGGCAACGATACGGCACAGTGTCCTTACAGCGGACTCGATGATCTCTATTATGACCCAGAATCTTctccatcgtcatcgtctaCGAGTATGTTGGACATCACCTTAGCACCAGGAAACGTGACGATAACGTCAACGACTCCAAACTACAACGAAATGGATGTCGCCATGAACGACAGCCAGACCAGGATTTCTATCGAGAGGACGAAAGGCAAGTGCACCCCGCTTTACGTACTGCAG TACTCGATCCTGCAGACGATTGTTGAAACGTGTCAGAAAAAGAGACGCTGTCGATTACATGCTGCGCCGAAAATATTCGAAACAAGTCCCTGTCCTGGCATACATCGGCTGGTGGAGGTCAATCACAAATGCCGCCCAT tCGAATTCCGAAGCTTGACTTCGTGCGAGAAGGACATCGTTCGGTTGACTTGCGGCCAGTACACGCGCATAGCGATCTATAGCGCCACCTACGGGCGGACGGCTTACGAGAGTTCTCATTGTGCACAGACAGCCTCTTCGCAAGAGCAGA CATGTCTCTCGGAGCACACGAGTCACACGCTGACGGAAATTTGCCAAGGCCGGCGGAAGTGTACGGTGGCAGTTGAAAGGTCAACATTTGGCAATCCCTGCCCGGACAGCATTCGGGTGTACTTAAAGGTGATATACGCCTGTG TTTCCAGAAACGTGTTCCGGGAGCGCTACATTACGCCACTGGAGGATGACGAACTGGACGAACGGCTTTTCGAGTCGAACGAGCAGTACGATGAGCAGTTAACGCCGGTTCCGAATCAAATTGAGAGCTCAGCAGCCATAGGTAACTCCGGCGCCAAAGGCATCCACAACAAGTATTTGGGCGAGTCGTCGAAGGCCGAAGATATAATCACCTTCGTCAAAGACG ATGAGACTCAGCAGACGATGGGCGGCCTAGACCACCGACAACTGCTTATCGTGAGTGTTGCGGCGCTGTTCTGCTGTTGTATCTGCATGTCGTTTGGTGCGTTACTGGcatataaaatgaaactgtTTCCTTCTCGAACTGGAAATCGATGCAACAAGGAATCTGATTCCTTTGACAGTCACTCCACCCCATCCAGCTACCGTCCGACGAGCGAGGACTTTGACCTTGCAGACTGTGTGCCTAAAACGGTGGTTTCTTCCGAGAAGCTTGCGGAG CAACAATTAGCACCGTCCAAAAGAATCCAAGCCACAAGTTCATCGTTCGGTAATGCATGCATTGgaagcaccaacaacagctcCTACAGTACCACGATTCCCGCGTTCAGCTTTGGCGGAGTCCGACCATCTCGTGAGGCGCATTTGTCGCATATCTCGACCACAATGTTCATCTTGCCCAACTGTTTGATGACCGAGGCTCCGACAGGCTCCCTGTACGACAGCCGCAGACCGTTGCGATCGGCGCCAGGAGCTCTGGACGAACGGGAAATGGCACAACCGAATGAAAATCTCACCTTAACGCTTACAACAACCGAAATCACGGGCGAACCGGGATCCTACAACCATCTACATCCTGATCATCAGCAGAAGCACAAATCCGCGAATTATGCTGGTTCCTGCACACAGTGCGCGGTCGTCGATTGGTCTCCTGCTCCACCCACCTCAGCTGCCGTGATGTATGCAGAACTGGAAAATGCGTCTGAAGCACCGTTCACCAGTACAAGAACGTTGCACCTATATGAACGGCATCAATCATTAAAATCGTCTTCAACTGACTCTTCCGGACGACCTGATTTGGTAAGGTGCGAGGATCATGGCACGAAGGACATGACCGGCGATGCGCAGGGTTCTGGAGTCACCCTAACAAAGTCGAATTCTTTTTTATGGCTGGGCTTGAAGATCGGGCTGACGTAA